The following are encoded in a window of Coleofasciculus sp. FACHB-1120 genomic DNA:
- a CDS encoding alternative oxidase, with translation MIRLLVGVLVFVINTIYRNRPYPRFYVLETVARVPYFAYLSVLHLYETIGMWRRADWLKVHFAESWNELHHLLIMESLGGNKNWFDRFLAQHTALVYYWVVVFLYIISPSSAYHFMELVEGHAYHTYETFLQENEAELKATSAPQIAINYYRDGDLYMFDEFQTGRVPEERRPAINNLYDVFVNIRDDEAEHVKTMVACQKSDAQLTFKSPHTIEVGTALLVPGEEVKSVAIQ, from the coding sequence ATGATTCGATTACTTGTCGGCGTATTAGTGTTTGTTATCAACACAATTTACCGCAATCGCCCCTATCCTCGTTTTTACGTACTAGAAACAGTTGCTCGTGTCCCTTATTTTGCCTACTTATCTGTTTTACATCTTTACGAAACAATCGGAATGTGGCGCAGAGCGGATTGGTTGAAAGTTCACTTTGCTGAATCTTGGAACGAACTCCACCACCTCCTGATTATGGAATCTTTAGGAGGCAATAAAAATTGGTTTGATAGATTTTTAGCACAACATACTGCTTTAGTTTATTACTGGGTTGTCGTTTTTCTCTATATCATCAGTCCCAGCTCTGCCTATCACTTCATGGAATTAGTGGAAGGACACGCTTATCATACTTACGAGACTTTTTTGCAAGAAAATGAAGCAGAGTTAAAAGCTACATCTGCACCACAAATTGCTATCAATTACTATCGAGACGGCGATTTGTATATGTTCGATGAATTTCAAACCGGACGAGTTCCGGAAGAACGCCGTCCCGCCATCAACAACCTCTACGATGTGTTTGTAAACATTCGGGATGACGAAGCCGAACACGTCAAGACGATGGTAGCTTGCCAGAAGTCTGATGCTCAATTAACCTTCAAGAGTCCGCATACTATAGAAGTTGGTACAGCGCTTCTCGTCCCAGGTGAAGAAGTTAAGTCTGTTGCTATTCAATAG
- a CDS encoding helix-turn-helix domain-containing protein, with protein MLNSSQCIETKCPIQFTVDLIGSKWSILILRELFASDRRTHEFLEALPGISTKTLMIRLRELEEYGLIERRVYAEIPPRVEYSLTQKGREIQPVMTALKQVGERWLNRDACVCPLDGIAF; from the coding sequence ATGCTTAACAGCAGCCAGTGCATAGAGACAAAGTGCCCAATTCAGTTCACAGTTGACTTAATCGGCAGTAAATGGTCGATTCTGATTCTCAGAGAGTTGTTTGCCAGCGATCGCCGTACCCACGAGTTCCTAGAAGCATTGCCTGGAATTAGCACCAAAACGCTGATGATACGGCTCAGAGAACTAGAAGAGTATGGTTTAATAGAACGCCGAGTCTACGCAGAAATTCCTCCCCGCGTAGAGTATTCGCTTACCCAGAAGGGGCGAGAAATTCAACCCGTGATGACAGCGCTGAAGCAGGTGGGAGAACGATGGCTCAACCGAGATGCTTGTGTTTGTCCTCTTGATGGGATAGCTTTCTAG
- a CDS encoding ion channel yields the protein MGKRYRSPSLTRFISQDGQLNIVRRGVSGFHRGDLYHLLLTLSWGWFLALFSVLYLVSNAVFALIYLAGGDCIQNARPGSFIDAFFFSVQTMATIGYGAMYPRTPYANAVVTVEALAGLFGVAMATGLAFARFSVPTARVIFSRVAAIAPYDGVPTLMFRTANQRRDVIVEAQIRVTLVRNEVNREGEFMRRFYDLKLVRSHTSMFALSWTVMHQIDETSPLYGATVDSLAESESEIVVMLTGLDEIVSQTIHARHSFATSDILWNMRFVDILSRMPDGRRSIDYTRFHDVMPIESVRGNK from the coding sequence ATGGGCAAAAGATATCGTTCGCCCTCATTAACACGCTTTATCAGCCAAGATGGGCAGTTGAACATCGTGCGGCGAGGGGTATCAGGATTTCATCGGGGCGATCTGTATCATTTGCTGCTTACCCTTTCCTGGGGATGGTTCTTAGCACTGTTCAGTGTGTTGTATTTAGTCTCCAACGCGGTGTTTGCTCTCATTTATCTAGCCGGAGGAGATTGCATCCAAAACGCTCGCCCAGGTTCCTTCATTGATGCCTTCTTCTTTAGCGTCCAAACAATGGCGACCATCGGCTACGGCGCGATGTATCCGCGCACGCCTTACGCGAATGCGGTGGTGACAGTCGAAGCGCTGGCGGGTCTTTTCGGAGTGGCAATGGCGACTGGACTGGCGTTTGCGCGGTTCTCCGTGCCAACGGCGAGGGTGATTTTCAGTCGCGTGGCAGCGATCGCTCCCTATGATGGGGTGCCGACTCTGATGTTTCGGACGGCTAACCAGCGCCGCGACGTAATTGTAGAAGCGCAGATCCGGGTGACTTTAGTTCGCAACGAAGTCAACCGAGAGGGAGAATTCATGCGCCGGTTTTACGATCTCAAATTGGTTCGCAGTCATACATCTATGTTCGCATTGAGCTGGACCGTGATGCATCAGATTGACGAGACGAGTCCGCTTTATGGGGCTACAGTGGACTCCCTGGCTGAGTCGGAAAGTGAGATCGTCGTGATGCTGACTGGGTTAGACGAAATCGTTTCACAGACGATCCATGCCCGTCACTCCTTTGCCACGTCAGATATCCTGTGGAATATGCGTTTTGTGGATATCTTATCGAGGATGCCAGACGGGCGGCGTTCGATTGACTATACCCGCTTTCATGACGTGATGCCGATAGAATCGGTCAGGGGTAATAAATAA